Below is a window of Methyloterricola oryzae DNA.
TTCAACGGAATGCGGGTGGTGATCTATCCAAACGATCACCGATCACCCCATGTCCACGTCATTGCTGCGGAGGGGAGCGCTGTCATCAACTTGGATTGCCCAAACGGACGCCCCTCGCTGCGTGAAAACC
It encodes the following:
- a CDS encoding DUF4160 domain-containing protein, with translation MRTVMAFNGMRVVIYPNDHRSPHVHVIAAEGSAVINLDCPNGRPSLRENHGLPRAQLRQILEEIDGNLTNLCNAWQRIHGYV